The segment CCTCCAACGCCTACAAAACCTACAACACCTTCAACGCCCCCAACACCTACAAAACCTACAACACCTTCAACGCCTCCAACGCCTACAAAACCTTCAACGCCTCCAACGCCTACAACACCTACAAAACCTTCAACACCTCCAACACCTACAAAAACTACAACGCCTACAAAACCTTCAACGCCTCCAACGCCTACAACACCTACAAAACCTTCAACACCTCCGACACCTACAAAACCTACAACACCTTCAACACCCCCAACACCTACAACACCTTCAAACCCTCCCACGCCTTCAACACCTTCAAACCCTCCAACGCCCTCAAGCCCTCCTAAAGCCACTTGCCCGACAGACACTCTCAAATTGGGTGTGTGTGCTAACTTGCTCAACAACCTTCTCCCTATAGTCATCGGAAACCCATCAGAGACACCATGTTGTTCCCTCCTTTCCGGCCTCGCAGATCTTGACGCTGCAGTCTGTCTTTGCACTGCCATTAAAGCTAATGTCTTGGGAATCAACCTCAACGTTCCCGTCTCATTGAGTGTCTTGCTTAACTATTGTGGAAAGAAGTCCCCATCCGGCTTCCAATGCACCTAGATTCTGAAAACTTATAACTATAGATTGTTCTATTTTGAAATATGTTTTCTTATGTTGAATATGATGTAAAGAATCAATTACCATAtgattcaagaataaagttgtgtactatattttgaaatttttgtgaCTATTACAAAATATCAATTCCTAAAAACTcctaacaaaaaaataaataaatgtaattaCTATACTTAATTTACAATATAATAAATTTTGAAGTTACGgtactttataatttttcaagaatttttttttgaaataaaaataagaaagttgatgaattttttttttgcagcAACAAACACTTAGTGTATATAAAATAAGATTAATTTAGCGGGAATTAAACCTGTTTAAATActtgattaattaataaaatataaaacgaATATTTGGGGTTTAGGTTTTGGTTGTCTCTTTTGTGTAGTGGGATGATGAGTCAGCAAGAAAAGAACAAACAAATGTGAAAAATGGTATGGTGAGGACTCCGATGCTCAGTCACTGGTGATATTTATATCGAGAGATTGCTTTCATTTCTGTGAACATTTTAGCGAAAATCAGGAGGAACAGCTACAATTTATTTCGTAAGGTCGGTTAATTTATATGCAGTCTTTCCTTCTTTTATGTTCTTACAGTTCAAATCTATTTCCATTTTACTTCATCGTTGAACTTTCGTAATTACATTTCAACTCTTACGAATTGATCACAATTCACAATAACATTAGATTTTCCTTTCCCCGAATTCTAATTCAACTTCATATCTTTGAAGCAACACTGAAATTCTACTGCTTTTGCTTCCAGTCTTCCAGGCCTGACAAGGTGATTAAACCATATGGAATTCTTCAATATACTCAAGATATATCGGGTTTTGTTGATTATCTGCTTGATATCTGAATTGGGTCATGGGTTTTATCACCCTGGTAGTTATCCTCCCACATATGTCAAAGGGGAGCCATTATCTGTGAAACTCAGCTCTTTAACTTCAATTGATACAGTAATCCCTTATAGCTACTATAGTTTACCCTTCTGTAAACCCCCAGAAGGTGTGAAAGACATTGCTGATAATCTTGGTGAGTTTCTGATTGGTGATTGGATCCAAAACTCGCCTTATAACTTTCATATGTACACAAATGAAACCGAGATCTTTCTTTGCCAAACAAAATCGTTATCCAGTGACGAGTATAAGCTGCTAACGAACAGGATTGAGGAGCTATATCAAGTTAATTTGTTCCTTGATAATTTGCCAGCCATTCGGTATGTTACTGATTACCCGAGGTGGACTGGGTACCCAATAGGTCTCAAGTTTTCTGATTCATATTATGTGTTTAATCACTTGAAGTTCACAGTTTTGGTTCACAAGTACGAAGAGATGAATGTTCCTCATAAGTACATGGTTGTAGGATTTGAAGTGGATCCTTGCAGTGTTAAACATAACCCCGAGACATTAAAgaatttgaaaatttacagtAAGTATCCATCTAAGATTGATTGTGAGGATAGCGTAGTAGCTTTAAAGGAAAACGAGCCCATAGCGTTCACGTATGAAGTCACATTTATCGAAAGTGACATCAAGTGGTCATCAAGATGGGATTCTTACATGAAAATGGATGGAGCAAAAGTAGATTGGTTTTCCATCGTGAATTCACTCATGATCATCACTTTTTTAGCTGGAATCATTCTTGTGATCATTTTGAGAACAACAGTTAAACGGGATTTCTCTAATTTGAAAATTGTTGTAGTGGATGTCTACCGTTTTCCTAGCAATCCCATGCTTCTTTGTGTAATGGTGGGAaatgggattcagattcttggaACGACGGTTTTAGCCTTCATTTTTGCCGCCATGGGATTCATGTCTCCGGTGTCCCGTGGCGCTTTAGTCACCGGAATGTTAATCTTTTACATGGTCCTCGGAATCTTGGCCGGATATATCGCCGTACGTATGTGGCGGACAGTCTTTTCCGGCGATCATAAAGGATGGGTTTCAGTTTCTTGGAAAGTTGCTTGCTTTTTCCCGGGTATCACTTTCTTGATTTTCTTTGTTCTAAATTTCCTCTTATGGAGTTCACACAGCACTAGAGCTATCCCGTTTTCGTTATTTGCAACCCTAATACTACTCTGGTTTTGCATTTCGGTTCCTTTATCGCTTCTTGGTGGTTACTTTGGTGTAAAGGCGCCTCATATTGAATACGAGATTAGAAACAATCAAATTCCTCGTGAAATCCCTGCTAAAAAGTACCCATCTTGGGTTGTAGTTCTTGGTGCTGGAACTCTTCCATTCGGTACCCTTTTCGTGGAGATTAACTTCATCATGTCTAGCATCTCTATGGATCGTGTGTACTATATTATAGGGTTCATGTTCGTTGCTTTGATCCTTCTAGTAATGGTGTGCGCTGAAGTGTCATTGGTTTTGACCTACATGCATCTTTGTGTTGAGGACTGGAAATGGTGGTGGAAATCTTTTTTTGCTTCTGGGTCGGTGGCATTGTATATATTCTTGTACTCGATATACTATCTCATTTTTGAACTCATGAGCCTAAGTGGACCAATATCGGTTATAATCTACATTGGCAACTCACTCTTGATGGTCCTAGCCACCATGCTAGTGACAGGCACCGTTGGGTTCCTTTCGTCTTTTTGGTTTGTGCATTACTTGTTCTCGTCTGTGAGGCTTGATTGAAAGAACTAAGAAGTCGATGGGGTTGCTTTCTAgaaattcaaaattttcttttctgttaTGTAGTTTGTATATTATACTTTGATGGCAAGAACTTAGTTACTACATATGAAATTAAAGGAGTAGATGGATGATTGGTAGTTTGAATGCTGGTGTCTTTCGTGAATTGTTGTTTGTATGAATTTCAATGAAATCCGGGTTCCATTTTATGTTTGTGTTGTGTATATATACAACTAAAAGACTAGACAATAGTCCGGATAAGTTTGATATTTTGTGAGGTCCGGCTCTGATATTTCAGAGAACGAGACTGCAACAGGAGACTCAGTGAAATATCAAGAttgaagacaaaaaaaaaaaaaaaaaaaaaaaaaaaaaaaaaaaaaaaaaaaaaaaaaaggagagttttgagtaggagagACAAGCAAATGTTTGTACTTTTCTTTAGATtaagttaatttcattaaattGTTAGTAGATTTTAGAATTTACAATTAtattttgactttttgatttaaattAACTCTCTTCATGATTAAATTGACTTCAAGATTACAATCAAATATTACATTTGGCATATAAGATTCGGACGactaattttatttatatattttacgaAAATATCAACACCATAACTATATATATGTCCCAAAATTCGGAGGTACCCTGAAATCGGAAGCCTCGTATGACCGCACCTCCTACACACCCCCGTGGCCACCATTGATTTGGTAAATTGTAATGGAGTGATTGTATATCTGAGTATATATCATGAAGAAATTTGTTTCTATTGATAATTTATTCAAGGTCCCTATTTAGTCATTTTTTGCAATAAATTTCGGATTGTATCTCTACAAGTTGGTGTTGTGAAGTAGATCAGTTAATTGACTAATCATTTGGGTATTTGGCCATTGAAGATGGAGCTACACACAACTAGTTTAGTAAGGTTTAATAGAGGCTCTTGCAGGCAAAACACCCTCTTGGGTTTACGGGACAATATTTGTCAAGGCTAATAAAAGTTTAAAAAGAAGATCCAAATCTACTAAAAAAGATTGGGGAATAAATCTTTCTTTCGTTGAGTTGATGAGAGTTAGATTGCTTTTTTCTCCTGTCTTTAACGAGTGGCTCTAACTCGGCCTCTCAACTTTTCAAACCTTTCTTCTTTTGTATTTTTTctgaaaatttgaattttagaaaAACACAACTATCATGAAAACTTGCAGAAAAACCAATTGTACAGAGTCATAGAAAAGATGGTTTTGCCACCATTGAGTCCAAGTTAtaccatttttactaaatttattcggaaaaaaaaaatcaaaggagTGAATTGTTAGCATAATAAGTTACTTGAGCTCTTTTTTATTAGGTCTTATGTTTTGTGCATTAGCTAGGTTAACCCTATATAACTTTCCTATTAATAGTCTTATTTATCTTTCTTTCTCTTTACGGTTTTCTATCAATAATGTAACCTTATCCGTTTTCTATCTATACAGTTTTCTATCGTCAGTGTAACCTTAGGTGTTTTCTCTCCATATTATATTACTTTTTGTAGATTGTTATTAGTTAAACGGTATCATAGCTAGAATTGTGTTCGATCAGTCTTTTACGATTGTTATGTTTTTTAGATTCGTTTCTTTATTTCTTTTGGTTTGATTTGTTCGAATTTGTTGTTTTGAGGGTATATATTGATGTTATTTCATCACTCTCTGGTTTGATTTGTTCGTTTGCCTTCAATTTCCTGCTGCGATTTATTATATCGCGCCACGAAAATACCTTTTCATCGATATTTTTGTCGCAATTTGTGAATCTCGTTGAGATCTTAGGTATGATTCCTGATTGGTTTCTTTATTTCTTTTGGTTTGATTTGCTTGAATTATTTATTTTGCTTGACTTGGTTGAATTGTTCGTTTGTTGCTTTTTTTCTTATTTCAATTATTGTTGTTTCCGTATTTTGTGCACCGAATTTGGGCTCCTTGCGCTGTAATTTGGATTGTTTATATTGGTTTGATCCGTTTCGTGCTTTCATAATTTGTTCGATATGCTTTCTCTTTTTTTCCGATTTTTAGTGTCGCGATGTTACTTTCTTCTATTAGAGTTGATTTGTTTCGATTTTGGTTCTATCCATTTCGTGTCGTTATTTGTTCGATTTGCTATTTCGCCGTTTCTTGATTCGCGATTCTACTTGGTTCGATGAGGTTTGATTCGTTTTGTCGATTTCTCGTCACAATGATCAAAATCGCGCCGCAATTTTTCTTCAGAAAGCATTTTTTGTTCGTCTTGATTTGCCGAAGCTCTTGAAAATCTTGGTCGTCGAAAGTTTCCTACTCTTAGTATTCTTAACATTTTCGGTTGAATTCATATTTTTTTCGTTGACTTTGAAAGTTTCTTAAAAAAAGTTTTTGTTTTGCTTTTGCAAGAATTTCACTTCATGTTAAGAACAATTATAATGCTTTCGTCTTATCTTCTTGTTACAAAAGTGACGGTTATCTATTTATGCTTAGTGTTACAAAAAATATAGATGCAGTGCTTCATTTGATATtattaaaaatgagatttttataagttttggtaAATTTAGTTTCAGTTTCCGCTTTTGCTAGTATCATTGGATCTATATTATCTTCAACAATATTTGATATGGTTTTGTTTTAGCATTTCTTGTTTCACTTCGCCTTCTTTGTTTGTTTCCGGttataaattccatttttttttgtttataaaagtATTTGATTCGGGTTTGTGTTCATTTGGTCATATATTCTCTTATGTTCTAGTTTTATTTTGCATCtctatttgacttttatttttatctttttttgttGGATTTTTTTTCTTTGCTTTTGTATCAGTGTTGCTCCTCTTTAGCAAACTCTCAATGCTTATTGCTCAAGCATTGTGAGTGTGAGGGGGGAAAGAGAATAAATAGGATTTGGTTCATTAGCTTAGTATGATGCAACTTTGCATATTACGTTTTCTTTGTTGTGATGTTTCCGCTAGTATATTTGGGGTTCCTTTATTTGGTTGCAGAAATGCAGATTTGGTATTGGCTGCTTTCATGTAAATTGTTTTGTTTTAGCTGATTTCATGCAGATTGTTTGCTTTTTGCTGCTTTCATGCAGATAGTTCTGAATTACTGAATCTATTTTACGCTCAAAACATTGAACAAGGGTTAAGAAGCGAAATTCTATTACTCTAATAAAATGAGCATAGACCTAATTGTAATATCAAGACCATACTTGTGAAGGTagtaaagttaaaaaaaaacccATGTAATATGGTGTTGTATTAGGGGAAGTTGATATAATCTCAAGATATTACGATACTTGAAGTGGGAAAGTGCATTTTTGTGACAAAGGTGAGTCAATCATTTTTACAACCTTGGGAATATGCAATTATTGACAATGAATCAATCGATCTGAATTAGTTTAGCTTGTGCGTGATAtgtcatgtttatgttatgtgctagAAATATGTTATGTTGGTGTGGTGTGAACTTTAGGGTGTTATCTATGCTAGATGGTATTTATAATGATATATATGTTATGATAGGTGTTGTTAAACCCATCATAGATGCTAGACTAAATGATCAATTGCTCCAAATTGGATATCTTGTGATGTGTGTCCCTAtttgtgtatggtatatgtgttgGAAATGTTGATGCTCTATTATGATAAAATTATTTATGGTGTATTTCATGCCAGATAGTTTATGTGATGATTTGGTATGAATTATGATGATAGGTGCATACTAGTGTGACGACTATTTTTTATATGTGTTGTAAATAATGTTTGCATGCTATTTCTGGAATattagtgttgtaaaactcgccgattTGGCCGAGTACTTGTCTGAGTACTCGTTACTCGCCCCGAGGCGAGTTACAGAATTCGCGTACTCCTCGATCGTCCCCTTACTGAAGCGagtagtgttgtaaaactcggtcaactcggtgactaatatgtataatatatttaatgattcattatttaacacaaacatgtgattattactacatatatatatatatatatatatatatatatatatatcttaaattttcagtaattattcacaaaGTGAGACCATTGtgtgtttttcagtttttgtgtattcacatgtatctaattttgttttaCATATTTCagttaacttatgattttaatttatgattttgacatatataatttccctaaaaatatttctacatgaattactgaATTTGAGTGCTcttcgagtactcgctactcggcagTTAGCTGAATAGGTATCGAGTAGCGAATTTTACAACCTTGAATATTAGATTGTCAAAGATGTTAGGAAAATCACATTCTAGtgatatattatataataattaaatgAGGAAAAATATACATAATAATAAggaatgaaagtgacctttgtaTATAATTTCAAATAAATAGAAATGCGGGGGAATATACATAAAGGGCCAAGGGTAGTGTTGGCTCTACGAGGAAAGCCATTTAGTGTTAGCTTTACAAGGAAAGTCATGTAGTTTTGGGCCTACAAGGAAAGACAGG is part of the Lactuca sativa cultivar Salinas chromosome 7, Lsat_Salinas_v11, whole genome shotgun sequence genome and harbors:
- the LOC111879817 gene encoding pEARLI1-like lipid transfer protein 1; its protein translation is MASKALANISFLLMFNLLFFTLVSSTSTPKGCPPPPKPPTSPGCHYCTSPSKPPTPSAPPTPTKPSTPPTPTKPTTPSTPPTPTKPTTPSTPPTPTKPSTPPTPTTPTKPSTPPTPTKTTTPTKPSTPPTPTTPTKPSTPPTPTKPTTPSTPPTPTTPSNPPTPSTPSNPPTPSSPPKATCPTDTLKLGVCANLLNNLLPIVIGNPSETPCCSLLSGLADLDAAVCLCTAIKANVLGINLNVPVSLSVLLNYCGKKSPSGFQCT
- the LOC111879811 gene encoding transmembrane 9 superfamily member 11 — encoded protein: MEFFNILKIYRVLLIICLISELGHGFYHPGSYPPTYVKGEPLSVKLSSLTSIDTVIPYSYYSLPFCKPPEGVKDIADNLGEFLIGDWIQNSPYNFHMYTNETEIFLCQTKSLSSDEYKLLTNRIEELYQVNLFLDNLPAIRYVTDYPRWTGYPIGLKFSDSYYVFNHLKFTVLVHKYEEMNVPHKYMVVGFEVDPCSVKHNPETLKNLKIYSKYPSKIDCEDSVVALKENEPIAFTYEVTFIESDIKWSSRWDSYMKMDGAKVDWFSIVNSLMIITFLAGIILVIILRTTVKRDFSNLKIVVVDVYRFPSNPMLLCVMVGNGIQILGTTVLAFIFAAMGFMSPVSRGALVTGMLIFYMVLGILAGYIAVRMWRTVFSGDHKGWVSVSWKVACFFPGITFLIFFVLNFLLWSSHSTRAIPFSLFATLILLWFCISVPLSLLGGYFGVKAPHIEYEIRNNQIPREIPAKKYPSWVVVLGAGTLPFGTLFVEINFIMSSISMDRVYYIIGFMFVALILLVMVCAEVSLVLTYMHLCVEDWKWWWKSFFASGSVALYIFLYSIYYLIFELMSLSGPISVIIYIGNSLLMVLATMLVTGTVGFLSSFWFVHYLFSSVRLD